One window of Bos indicus isolate NIAB-ARS_2022 breed Sahiwal x Tharparkar chromosome 18, NIAB-ARS_B.indTharparkar_mat_pri_1.0, whole genome shotgun sequence genomic DNA carries:
- the LOC109572956 gene encoding galactoside 2-alpha-L-fucosyltransferase SEC1 isoform X1 has product MGVASAKGGERGAGQGRARGQGISRSRKSRPGKARARKDLVLECSSSPSRAGSPRWRAPSGLGALNPSGPHSPGPWGPLAAIPPGTMWDMRAVAPQRPAAGHPRAGWPRKLKTAATRFWATCPSSSTVCFLFVIFAVSTVFHCHWRLALVPAPWAYAGHVVLFPRHLPRRGVFTINAVGRLGNQMGEYATLYALAKMNGRAAFIPPQMHSTLAPIFRITLPVLHDATARSVPWQNYHLNDWMEEQYRHIPGEYVRLTGYPCSWTFYHHLRAEILQEFTLHAHVREEAQNFLRGLRVNGSRPSTYVGVHVRRGDYVRVMPTVWKGVLADRGYLQQALDWFRARHRSPLFVITSDDMAWCRRNINSSHRDVVFAGSGQQGSPARDFALLTQCNHTVITVGTFGIWAAYLAGGSTVYLANFTLPGSRFRMIFKPQAAFLPEWVGIAANLGQARESHP; this is encoded by the exons ATGGGGGTGGCGAGTGccaagggaggagagagaggggccGGACAGGGCAGGGCTAGAGGCCAGGGCATCAGCAGGAGCCGGAAGTCCAGGCCTGGGAAGGCACGGGCAAGAAAGGACTTGGTGCTGGAATGCTCCTCCTCCCCGTCCAGGGCTGGCAGCCCCCGTTGGAGAGCTCCCTCAGGTCTAGGGGCTTTGAACCCCTCTGGGCCCCACAGTCCAGGCCCCTGG GGACCCCTGGCAGCCATACCACCCGGGACGATGTGGGACATGAGAGCCGTTGCCCCGCAGCGGCCCGCAGCTGGACATCCCCGAGCAGGCTGGCCCAGGAAGCTCAAGACAG CCGCCACGAGATTCTGGGCCACCTGCCCTTCCTCATCCACCGTCTGCTTCCTCTTTGTCATCTTTGCGGTGTCCACTGTTTTCCACTGCCACTGGCGCCTGGCCCTGGTGCCCGCCCCTTGGGCCTATGCAGGTCACGTGGTCTTGTTCCCCAGACACCTGCCGAGGCGGGGCGTGTTCACCATCAACGCCGTAGGCCGCCTGGGGAACCAGATGGGGGAGTACGCCACCCTGTACGCCCTGGCCAAGATGAACGGGCGCGCCGCCTTCATCCCACCCCAGATGCACAGCACGCTGGCCCCCATCTTCCGAATCACACTCCCGGTCCTGCACGACGCCACGGCCAGGAGCGTCCCCTGGCAGAATTACCACCTGAACGACTGGATGGAGGAGCAGTACCGCCACATCCCGGGGGAGTACGTGCGCCTCACCGGCTACCCCTGCTCCTGGACCTTCTACCACCACCTCCGCGCCGAGATCCTCCAGGAGTTCACCCTGCACGCCCACGTGCGTGAGGAGGCCCAGAACTTCCTGCGGGGTCTGCGGGTGAATGGCAGTCGGCCGAGCACCTACGTGGGGGTCCACGTGCGCCGGGGGGACTATGTCCGAGTCATGCCCACCGTGTGGAAGGGTGTGCTGGCCGACCGGGGCTACCTGCAGCAGGCCCTGGACTGGTTCCGCGCTCGCCACCGCAGCCCGCTCTTCGTGATCACCAGCGACGACATGGCCTGGTGCCGGAGGAACATCAACAGCTCCCACCGGGACGTGGTGTTCGCGGGCAGCGGCCAGCAGGGCTCGCCGGCCAGGGACTTCGCGCTCCTCACGCAGTGTAACCACACCGTCATCACTGTGGGCACCTTCGGTATCTGGGCTGCCTACCTCGCTGGGGGGAGCACCGTCTACCTGGCCAACTTCACCCTGCCCGGCTCCCGATTCCGCATGATCTTTAAGCCCCAGGCGGCCTTCCTGCCCGAGTGGGTGGGCATCGCAGCCAACCTGGGGCAGGCCAGAGAGAGCCACCCCTAG
- the LOC109572956 gene encoding galactoside 2-alpha-L-fucosyltransferase SEC1 isoform X2 codes for MWDMRAVAPQRPAAGHPRAGWPRKLKTAATRFWATCPSSSTVCFLFVIFAVSTVFHCHWRLALVPAPWAYAGHVVLFPRHLPRRGVFTINAVGRLGNQMGEYATLYALAKMNGRAAFIPPQMHSTLAPIFRITLPVLHDATARSVPWQNYHLNDWMEEQYRHIPGEYVRLTGYPCSWTFYHHLRAEILQEFTLHAHVREEAQNFLRGLRVNGSRPSTYVGVHVRRGDYVRVMPTVWKGVLADRGYLQQALDWFRARHRSPLFVITSDDMAWCRRNINSSHRDVVFAGSGQQGSPARDFALLTQCNHTVITVGTFGIWAAYLAGGSTVYLANFTLPGSRFRMIFKPQAAFLPEWVGIAANLGQARESHP; via the exons ATGTGGGACATGAGAGCCGTTGCCCCGCAGCGGCCCGCAGCTGGACATCCCCGAGCAGGCTGGCCCAGGAAGCTCAAGACAG CCGCCACGAGATTCTGGGCCACCTGCCCTTCCTCATCCACCGTCTGCTTCCTCTTTGTCATCTTTGCGGTGTCCACTGTTTTCCACTGCCACTGGCGCCTGGCCCTGGTGCCCGCCCCTTGGGCCTATGCAGGTCACGTGGTCTTGTTCCCCAGACACCTGCCGAGGCGGGGCGTGTTCACCATCAACGCCGTAGGCCGCCTGGGGAACCAGATGGGGGAGTACGCCACCCTGTACGCCCTGGCCAAGATGAACGGGCGCGCCGCCTTCATCCCACCCCAGATGCACAGCACGCTGGCCCCCATCTTCCGAATCACACTCCCGGTCCTGCACGACGCCACGGCCAGGAGCGTCCCCTGGCAGAATTACCACCTGAACGACTGGATGGAGGAGCAGTACCGCCACATCCCGGGGGAGTACGTGCGCCTCACCGGCTACCCCTGCTCCTGGACCTTCTACCACCACCTCCGCGCCGAGATCCTCCAGGAGTTCACCCTGCACGCCCACGTGCGTGAGGAGGCCCAGAACTTCCTGCGGGGTCTGCGGGTGAATGGCAGTCGGCCGAGCACCTACGTGGGGGTCCACGTGCGCCGGGGGGACTATGTCCGAGTCATGCCCACCGTGTGGAAGGGTGTGCTGGCCGACCGGGGCTACCTGCAGCAGGCCCTGGACTGGTTCCGCGCTCGCCACCGCAGCCCGCTCTTCGTGATCACCAGCGACGACATGGCCTGGTGCCGGAGGAACATCAACAGCTCCCACCGGGACGTGGTGTTCGCGGGCAGCGGCCAGCAGGGCTCGCCGGCCAGGGACTTCGCGCTCCTCACGCAGTGTAACCACACCGTCATCACTGTGGGCACCTTCGGTATCTGGGCTGCCTACCTCGCTGGGGGGAGCACCGTCTACCTGGCCAACTTCACCCTGCCCGGCTCCCGATTCCGCATGATCTTTAAGCCCCAGGCGGCCTTCCTGCCCGAGTGGGTGGGCATCGCAGCCAACCTGGGGCAGGCCAGAGAGAGCCACCCCTAG